The Raphanus sativus cultivar WK10039 unplaced genomic scaffold, ASM80110v3 Scaffold3728, whole genome shotgun sequence genome contains the following window.
cttttcttttgatgcCCCATCTTCCCCCTATTTATGACACTAAATAATACTATGGCCCAAGCCCATTTAGGAATCTTgtatatgttgacaaaaaaaagtggAAGCTAACCCGAAGTCTAGGGTTTCGTTAGTGGTAAGCTCTGAAGCTAATCTAGGTTTTGTAAAATCCATCAGCGATGGAACAGCAGATCTCGGAGAATCTATCATCAACAACGTCCAGAAGTGAAACGCAGTTCTCAGAACCACCAATCCCTAACGATCTGATTGTCGAGGTATTCTCTCGAGTCCCGGGAAAGTCTATAGCTAGGTTTCGATGCGTATCTAAATACTTGGCATCGATCCTTCGTCGTCATGATTTCACCGAGTTGTTTTTGACCAAGTCTTTGACTCGTCCACGTCTCCTTTTCACCGTGAAAGCTAAGGGAAAGTTGTTGCTCTACTCTACACCTCAGCCTCATAATCCAGACGATAACTCTTGTCTTGTAGCTACTCCATATCATACGTCTTTTCCCGAATATTTTCCATCTGATATGTGTAGCACAGTTTGTGGATTGGTATTGCTTCAGGAAT
Protein-coding sequences here:
- the LOC130506850 gene encoding putative F-box protein At1g53360, producing MEQQISENLSSTTSRSETQFSEPPIPNDLIVEVFSRVPGKSIARFRCVSKYLASILRRHDFTELFLTKSLTRPRLLFTVKAKGKLLLYSTPQPHNPDDNSCLVATPYHTSFPEYFPSDMCSTVCGLVLLQEYWKIKVRVICNPVTGQFLTLPKVLLKEKNLPKVEAKRNRAEIEGMYLGYDPIGKQFKVLCMTSSRDERPNTHQVLTL